Genomic segment of Erythrobacter sp. BLCC-B19:
GCGCGAGATCACCACGCGTTCAAGCATCCGGTCGGCGCCCGAGCGCCATTGCGCCGCCATCTTGAGGCAGCCCAATGCCCACCACACGGTGCGGTAGATCGTCCAGAAGCGGAAGCGCGCCGGGTCGATGGTGACCCCTGCCTCAGCCTCGTAGGCGGCGATGTAGTCCGCGAAGCTCCCCAGCCCCAGCGCAGGACGGTCGTAGCGGGCGAAGCGCCACACGGCCATGCAGCCGAAGGCGAGGTCTTCGTGGTGATCGCCGAAATGGGCGATTTCCCAGTCGAGCACGCCGGTCAGGTGCGAGCCTTCGACCAGCAGATTGCCCATGCGGTAATCGCCATGGTTGAGGACGGGTTCGACTTCAGGCGGGCAATTATCCTCCAGCCACTTCAGGCCGAGCGCGATGATCGGGCGATCCCCGCCCGCGTCCATGAACTGCTGTTTGAGATCAGCGATGGCGGCGCGGTAGTCCATCACCGGCACGCCTTCGGGCACATCGGCCTGCCTCAGCCGGTGGATGCGCGCCAAGTCGCGGGCAATGCCGCGCAGCAGCCCGTCGGGGTCGTCGCAGGCCAGAATGACCTTGGGATCAGCCGTCCCCGGCAGCGCGCGCATGACGAAGCCGCTCCCGAGGCCGTCCGCCTCCTCCAGCACTGCCACCACTTGCGGAGCGGTCACGCCCTTGGCGCGGGCGGCCTCGATCAGCGCGGCCTCGGTGGAATGCCCGTAAGGCCGCCCCTCCATGAAGGCGAGGCTCGGCGCGCGGCGCAACACGTAATCGCAGCCACCAGCTGCAAACCGCCAGCTCTCCATCACCGCCCCGCCGGTCAGGCGCTGCGGCTCGCCCGCCAGCAGCCCCAGCCCGGCGCGGGCACACAGCCGCGCCAGCCCTTCGTGCAACGTCCCGGTATCGATCACTTGATCAGCTTGCGCATCCGCTTGGCGCGCTTGGCCGGGTCGGGGTGGGTCTTGAGCAGCCCGATCCCGCCTCCGCTGCCCAAGGCCGCCAGCTTGTCCATCGCGGTCGCGCAGGCCGCTTGCGGATAGCCGCGCGCCTTCATGAAGGTCAGCGCGTAATCATCCGCCTGCGTCTCGGCCGCCTGCGAATATTGCGCATAGACCACATTCTGGAGCAGCGCGCCGAGCTGCGAATTGGTGAAGTTGCGCACCCCGCTGCTGGCCGTGCCTGCCACGCTCAATGCCGCATCCTGCTGCAAGGCGCGCTTCATGCGCTTGGCCCCGTGTTCGAGCTTCACATGACCGATCTCATGCCCGATCACGCAGCGCACTTCGTCATCGGTCATCTTATCCATCAGGCCGGAATAGACCCGCACCGTCCCGTCTCCCATGGCGAAGGCGTTGACCTCGTCCACCAGGTAGGCCTTGATGTCGAGCGTAAGGCCATCATAGGCATCGAGCCCCTTGGTCAGATTGGCCAGCCGCACCGCATAGGGGTTCTTGGCGGGGGCCAGCGGGTTCTGCTTGTCCATCTCGTCGGACATCTGCCCGAAATAGGCGACGATCTCCGCGTCGGAGACGGTGGCGGCCTGAATCACCTTCTGGCCTGCCCCCATGATGTCATTGAGGCTCTGCGAATGAGCCGGGGCGAGCAGCGCTCCCCCGGCCAATCCGGCGACAGCAAACACCGGCACGGCAGCGGCCAACAGTCTGATAGCTTTACGCATGATCATCCCCTCCCTCTGCCATGCAGGGTGCCTGCCAAAGGGCGTTTGATCAAGCCGGGACGTTGTCCTTCTTGACGGTGATCACCTGCGCATAGGTGAACTCCTTGAGGCCTTCCTTGCCGTATTCTGCGCCAAAGCCCGACTGCTTGTGCCCGCCAAACGGCGCGAAGGGCGAGAGGTGGAGGTATTCATTGACCCATACCGTGCCGGTTTCGAGCTGCTCGGCGATCTCCACGCCCTTTTCCGGGTTGCCGGTCCACACCGCGCCGGCGAGGCCATATTCCGAGTTGTTGGCGCGGGCGATGACTTCCTCTTCGGTCGAGAACTTCATCAGCGGCATGACCGGGCCGAACTGTTCCTCAGCGACGATGCGCGCGTCTTCGGGCGGGTTGTCGAGGATGGTCAGCGGCACGAAGTAGCCGGTGCCCGAGGGATCGACATTGCCGCCGAGCAGGAACTTGTAGCCGTTCGACTTGGCGTCCTCGATCAGCTCGAGCACGCGGTCATACTGCTTCTTGTTCTGGATCGGGCCGACGCCGGTGCCCTGCTCGCTGCCGTCGCCGACCTTCACGGTCTTGGCATACTCGACGATCGCGGCGCTGAGTTCATCATAGATGTCCTCGTGGATGTAGACGCGCTTGGCCGCGACGCAGATCTGCCCGGCGTTGGAGAAGCTCGACCAGAACAGCTGCTCGGCGACCTTCTTGGGATCGGCATCGGGCAGCACGATCGAAGCATCGTTGCCGCCCAGTTCCAGCGTGATGCGCTTGAGGTCGGCCGAGGCGCCTTCCATGATCTTCTTCCCCGTCGCGGTCGAGCCGGTGAAGGTGATCTTGTCGATATCGGGGTGGCTGGTGATCAGCGGGCCGAGGTCGTCCTCACCCGTGATGATGTTGACCACGCCCGCGGGCACCTTGTCCGCGATCAGCTCGGCGATCTTGAGGGTGGTGAGCGGGGTGAAGGGCGAGGGCTTGAGCACGATGGTGCAGCCCGAGAGCATCGCGGGGACGATCTTCTGGATCGCCATCATCACCGGGAAGTTCCACGGCACGATGCCGCCGACCACGCCCACCGGCACGCGGCGGGTGCGGCTGAGGCGGGTGTCGCTGTCCTCGTTCACTTCGTCATCGAGACTGAGGGTCGATTGCGCCGCGCTCATGGCGGCTGCGCCATAGATTTCGCCGCGCGCCTGATCGTGGGGCTTGCCCTGCTCGCTGGTCAGCAGGCGGTAGAGTTCTTCCGCATTGGCCTTGATCGCGCCCGAAATCGCCATGATCGCGGCGCGGCGTTCTTCGATGGGGGTGTTCTTCCAGATCTTGAAGGCAGCGCGGGCAGCGGCGACCGCCTTGTCGAGCTCGGCCTTGCCGCAATGGGGCACCTGGCCGATCACCTGCTCGTTGGCGGGGTTCACCACGTCGAGCCAGCGGTCGGTTGCCACCATCTCGCCGCCGATAAGGTTCTTGTACTGGGTGACCATGTTCGTGTCCTCTCTAACGAATGGGGGAGTCGTCTCTCTCCCGCGCAGGTTGGCGCGTTGCATTCGAAAACGCAATCGCAAGCTTTGCGCGGCACGCTAGCGCGAGGCATGGCGCGGATCACCTGACGATTGCGCTATTGCCGCACGCGCCTATGTGAGGCCACTGGCGCACACCGAGAGGAGTTCGAGAATGACCGATACCCGCCCCGACCTCGTGATTTACGGCAGCCCGATCTCGCCCTTCGTGCGCAAGGTTGCAGGGGTGTGCATCGCCAAGGGCGCTCCCTACGAGGTCGAGGCGATCAACGTCTTCGCGCCCCCCGCCTGGTTCCATGACATCTCGCCGATGAAGCGCATTCCGGTGCTGCGCGACCGCAGCGTGGCTGAGGAAGGCGTGGCCGGCACCATCGCCGACAGTTCCGCGATCTGCGCCTTCATCGAGAAGAAGCACCCTGCGCCTGCGCTCTACCCGGACAACCCGATGGCGCTGGGCGAGGCGCTGTTCATCGAGGAATATGCCGACACTGCACTGGCGATGGCAGGGGGCTTGGGCATCTTCCGCCCGATCTTCTTCGCGATCACCAAGGGCGAGGAACCGGGGCTCGACAAGGCGCGCGAGGCCTGGGCCAATCAACTGCCGCCGATCTTCGACGTGCTGGAAAAGCGCCTCGATGGCCGCGCCTTCTTTGCGGGCGATGCCCTGTCGATTGCCGATATCACGGTGGCCTGCGTGCTGATGCAGATTTCACTGGTAGCCGAGACGCCGCTGGCGCGCTGGCCCGGTCTGGCCGCGCATTTTGCCGCGATGCGAGGCCTGCCACTGGTGGCAGAGCCCTATGCGGCGGCGGAAAAGATGGTTCGCAAGGCCTTGCCGACGCCGTTCGACCTGACCTAAGGCGCTGAACACGAGAGAGGACAGGCAGGGCGCATGGCCAGCGAGTGGTGCATCGGGATCATCGGCGGATCGGGTCTCTACGCCATCGACGGGATCGAGGACGCGCAGTGGATCGCGATCGAAACCCCGTGGGGTGACCCCTCGGACGAGATTCTGTGCGGGACGCTGGGCGGGGTCAAAGTGCGCTTCCTCCCGCGTCATGGCCGCGGCCATCCGATCAGCCCGACCGAACTGAACGCCCGCGCCAATATCGATGCGCTGAAGCGCGCCGGGTGCACCGATATCCTCGCGATCAGCGCGGTGGGGTCCTTGCGCGAGGAGCTGGAGCCGGGGCGCTTTGCGGTGGTCGAACAATTCATCGACCGCACCTTTGCGCGTCCCTCCACCTTCTACACCAGCGGCTTTGTCACCCATGTCTCGATGGCCGATCCTGTCTGCCCGCGCCTGTCGGACATGGCCGCCCATGCCATTGCAGCGGCGGGCGGCAAGGTGGCCGTGGGGGCGACCTATCTCGCGATGGAAGGCCCGCAGTTCTCGACCCGCGCGGAAAGCCGGATGTACCGCCAGTGGGGCGCGGACGTGATCGGCATGACCGCCATGCCCGAAGCCAAGCTCGCGCGCGAAGCGGAGCTGCCCTACGCGCTCGTCGGCATGATCACCGATTATGATTGCTGGCGCGATGGCGAGGCGGTGGATGTGGCGCAGGTGGTAGGGCAGATGCAGGCCAACGGCGCGCTCGCACGGGCGATGGTGCTGAACTTCATCGAGAGCCTGCCCGAGACACGCGAGCCCTCCCCCATCGACACGAGTCTGGACGATGCGGTGATCACCGCGCCTGACGAACACGATCCCGAACTGATGGCCAAGCTCGACGCGGTCGCCGGGCGATTGTTCGGGTAAGGAAACGCGCGGGCAGCATGACAATCGCCACCCGCGCCACCTGGAAACACCTCCCCATGCCTGCCAAGCGGCAGGCGCTCTACCTTGCCCTCAGCTTCGACACCGACGAGGTCGAATGCATCCGCCGCGGTTTCATCCCGCGCGACATGGACGACAAGTGGTCGATCTTTGTCGAGGATGACTGGCTCTATTTCCACCGCAGCTGGACGGGCTTCTGCATCTTTGCCGTCAGGCTCGAACCGGCTGCGAACGGCGTGGTGATCCGCGAAGGCTGGGCAAGCCGCGATCCGGAGCAGTATCACGGTTCCAGCGCCGCCGAAGAACAGCGGCAGATCGCCGCCTTGATCGACAGCCTGCTCCACTCGCGCAAAGGATAGTCCCCGCTGCTGGCCGTTGCCAGCGCGCATATCGCTGCCTATCCCGATGGCGGGAGAGGACAGGATGGACAGATTTCCGGCGCATCCGGACGACATCACCGATGCGTGGTGGGAGCGGGTGCTGGGCCGTGTGCCAAGCCGCTGGCGGTGGGAGCCGATCGGCACCGGGCAGGTGGGCGATTCGGTGCGCTTCACGCTCGACTTTGCGGGCGAGGATGCACCCATGACGCTGGCGGGCAAGTTTGCTGCGGCTGATCCGACCAGCCGCGGCACGGCGGCAATGCTCGGCCTCTACACCAAGGAAGTCCGCTTCTACCGAGACCTCGCCCCGCTGCTGCCGATCCGCACCCCGCGCACCCATGTGGCCGACATCGCCGAGGATGGCGCGAGCTTCTGCCTGCTGTTCGAGGATCTCGGCCCGGCGCGCGGCGGCAACCAGATTGCCGGGTGCAACCTTGCCGATGCCGAAGCGGTGATCGATCAGGCCGCAGCGCTCCACGCACCCAGCTGGCACAATCCGGCGATGCTCGATGCCGACTGGCTCCAGCCCGATCCCGCTGCCGCTGGGCAGGTCAAGGCGCTCTACCCCCAGGCGCATGCGATCTTCCGGGAGCGCTACAAGGACAGCCTCGAACCAGAATTCATGGCCCTGTGCGAGGCGCTGGCCGAACACACGGCCACCACCGACCGCGTGACGGAGAAGGTCAGCCTCGTCCATGGCGACTTCCGGCTCGATAACGTGCTGTTCGACATCAAGGGCGGGGCCGAGCCGGTGGCGGTGCTCGACTGGCAGACGCTAACCATCGGCAATGGCCTGACCGATGTGGGATACTTCCTCGGCTGCGGGATCGGCGACACGCTTCGCCGCGCGCATGAACGCGACCTGCTCGAACGTTACTGCGCCCGCATGACCGCGCTGGGCGTGCCGCTGACCGTCGATCAGATCTGGCGCGATTATGTGGTGGGCGCGCTCCATGGGGTGTCGACCGCGGTGTTCTCCAGCGCCTTCGTGGTCCGCACCGAGCGCGGCGATGCCAACTTCCTGTCGATGGCGCGCGGCGCCTGCGCGCTGTGCCATGAGCACGGCGCGCTCGACCTGCTCAAGAAGGGATAATGCGATGGCCTTAAGCCGGGGTGACGATTACCCGATCCACCAGACCCCCGATCCGGTCGCCTTTGCGGGCACCGACCGCAATTT
This window contains:
- a CDS encoding M48 family metallopeptidase: MRKAIRLLAAAVPVFAVAGLAGGALLAPAHSQSLNDIMGAGQKVIQAATVSDAEIVAYFGQMSDEMDKQNPLAPAKNPYAVRLANLTKGLDAYDGLTLDIKAYLVDEVNAFAMGDGTVRVYSGLMDKMTDDEVRCVIGHEIGHVKLEHGAKRMKRALQQDAALSVAGTASSGVRNFTNSQLGALLQNVVYAQYSQAAETQADDYALTFMKARGYPQAACATAMDKLAALGSGGGIGLLKTHPDPAKRAKRMRKLIK
- a CDS encoding aldehyde dehydrogenase family protein; this encodes MVTQYKNLIGGEMVATDRWLDVVNPANEQVIGQVPHCGKAELDKAVAAARAAFKIWKNTPIEERRAAIMAISGAIKANAEELYRLLTSEQGKPHDQARGEIYGAAAMSAAQSTLSLDDEVNEDSDTRLSRTRRVPVGVVGGIVPWNFPVMMAIQKIVPAMLSGCTIVLKPSPFTPLTTLKIAELIADKVPAGVVNIITGEDDLGPLITSHPDIDKITFTGSTATGKKIMEGASADLKRITLELGGNDASIVLPDADPKKVAEQLFWSSFSNAGQICVAAKRVYIHEDIYDELSAAIVEYAKTVKVGDGSEQGTGVGPIQNKKQYDRVLELIEDAKSNGYKFLLGGNVDPSGTGYFVPLTILDNPPEDARIVAEEQFGPVMPLMKFSTEEEVIARANNSEYGLAGAVWTGNPEKGVEIAEQLETGTVWVNEYLHLSPFAPFGGHKQSGFGAEYGKEGLKEFTYAQVITVKKDNVPA
- a CDS encoding glutathione S-transferase family protein encodes the protein MTDTRPDLVIYGSPISPFVRKVAGVCIAKGAPYEVEAINVFAPPAWFHDISPMKRIPVLRDRSVAEEGVAGTIADSSAICAFIEKKHPAPALYPDNPMALGEALFIEEYADTALAMAGGLGIFRPIFFAITKGEEPGLDKAREAWANQLPPIFDVLEKRLDGRAFFAGDALSIADITVACVLMQISLVAETPLARWPGLAAHFAAMRGLPLVAEPYAAAEKMVRKALPTPFDLT
- a CDS encoding phosphotransferase translates to MIDTGTLHEGLARLCARAGLGLLAGEPQRLTGGAVMESWRFAAGGCDYVLRRAPSLAFMEGRPYGHSTEAALIEAARAKGVTAPQVVAVLEEADGLGSGFVMRALPGTADPKVILACDDPDGLLRGIARDLARIHRLRQADVPEGVPVMDYRAAIADLKQQFMDAGGDRPIIALGLKWLEDNCPPEVEPVLNHGDYRMGNLLVEGSHLTGVLDWEIAHFGDHHEDLAFGCMAVWRFARYDRPALGLGSFADYIAAYEAEAGVTIDPARFRFWTIYRTVWWALGCLKMAAQWRSGADRMLERVVISRRTSEQELDLLLLLEEDASEEERGRPVVLPDMSCTYLGEANQAEMATAIAEWLDTLKDKLTGHDRFQLAVARNALGMIAREDDLLHYPGDYLLSEALLVGEKSVKSSGLLADLRSSALQKLSADVPKYPALKAARKKWLGEE
- a CDS encoding phosphotransferase, whose protein sequence is MDRFPAHPDDITDAWWERVLGRVPSRWRWEPIGTGQVGDSVRFTLDFAGEDAPMTLAGKFAAADPTSRGTAAMLGLYTKEVRFYRDLAPLLPIRTPRTHVADIAEDGASFCLLFEDLGPARGGNQIAGCNLADAEAVIDQAAALHAPSWHNPAMLDADWLQPDPAAAGQVKALYPQAHAIFRERYKDSLEPEFMALCEALAEHTATTDRVTEKVSLVHGDFRLDNVLFDIKGGAEPVAVLDWQTLTIGNGLTDVGYFLGCGIGDTLRRAHERDLLERYCARMTALGVPLTVDQIWRDYVVGALHGVSTAVFSSAFVVRTERGDANFLSMARGACALCHEHGALDLLKKG
- the mtnP gene encoding S-methyl-5'-thioadenosine phosphorylase produces the protein MASEWCIGIIGGSGLYAIDGIEDAQWIAIETPWGDPSDEILCGTLGGVKVRFLPRHGRGHPISPTELNARANIDALKRAGCTDILAISAVGSLREELEPGRFAVVEQFIDRTFARPSTFYTSGFVTHVSMADPVCPRLSDMAAHAIAAAGGKVAVGATYLAMEGPQFSTRAESRMYRQWGADVIGMTAMPEAKLAREAELPYALVGMITDYDCWRDGEAVDVAQVVGQMQANGALARAMVLNFIESLPETREPSPIDTSLDDAVITAPDEHDPELMAKLDAVAGRLFG